GAAAATAATCTGCTTGGCTCAATAACGATGTGAGCCAAACCACACAGGCTTCTAGCTAACCTGTCAGGAATTACGGCGTATTTGTCTTTTTCGCTAGCGCTAATGTAAATGATAGGCAATGAGCAGCTGAGCTTTTGATCAAATATAGAATGCGCAATTTTTCTATCGGCTTCAGTGTCTTTTAATGTTATTGGTGCGATCTCAATAGGGAGTTCACCGTCCAGCCCACCGCCGAATTGGCTGACTAATCTAATGGTTAAACTCGAATTGTTGAGTCGTGGAAGCTGGGTAGGGAGTTCCTTAACGGCTTCAAGTGAGCAAAATTTTATCCAGAGTTGACTTTTATCTACTCTTGTTTCGATTCGAATGGTCAGGTTATACGTTGGCGACATTTTATGATATGTCAATGAGCTTGATGAGGTGTTTTCTACTTGTGGCTTGGAGAAAATAATATGCTCTTGAAGGTTTGAAAGCTCAAAGTTATTGTCAGGATTAACTCGATTGATATCATCAGGTTTGAAGTTGGTGTGGGGTAGGCATAATATCCAGCTCATGCATTCTTGGATGACATTTTCGATGCGTGGCATTTTGCTGAGTGGGAAGTTATAAGTAGCGCACAAGTTTTTGTCCTCCAAAGAAAATAAATGTATTTTTCTGGTGTTCGTATTAATAAATTGAAGTTTGGTTGTGGGTATTAAATCATGTGTGTGACTCGTCGCAATTGTCATCTTTGTTGTGATCAGAGTAGCAGCGAATTCTGAAGTTGCAATTGATTCGTCGCCTAGGGGGTTGCGAACGCAGTCTTTGCGAGCATTCGACCGCGAATGACTTAACGAAAGATAAAAGAAAGTTGGTGGTTTGGATAGAGCATGGTTTGGCGATGGAGCTTCGATTGATGCAAGTAAGCATCCAAGGCGCTACCAAGCGAGGAGGTGTTTTTTGTACTTTCCGTAGTTAAGATATATGTAAAATTTTGCGAGGGGGTAGTATGAGGTCTGTCATAGGGATGTTAGCGTTGGCGTCATTGACAGGATGCACAACTCCTACCATGAATGAAATGCGCCAGGAAGAACCTCGACAGGTTTTGCATTCAAAAAAAACAGACAAAGTCATCGCTGATTGCGTGCAGCATGCATGGCAGGATATGCCCGTTTTTGAAGGGGAATCCGGGGCCACTCAGGAACCTGGCAGCAACGGAGGCTACACGGTGGCGACCGTCGGCGAGGCATATTTTGTCGATATTCAAGCAGATACGGAAGGCTCGGTAGTTAAGTATTACGCAATGACTTATCGCTGGATATCAAGAAAGCACTTGGCGGCGCTGCAAGGTTGTTTGTGATTCCATCTAACATAAAGTATCTCTTGGAAATATTTTCTCCCCTTGCAGACGGGTGGCCCCGACAGTAATGCGTGCGGTGCTGAGACAGTGGGTTTTCGCGCAAAAAAAAACCGCGAGAAACTGCGGGCGGGAAATCCCAAAGGAGCTTGATTCACGGTGTATATATCAAAAACGCCAAGTCGCTCCGCCACCAACGATGTGCAGGGCCGAATTACGATAGGTGCCTGAAAGGGTATTACCCGAACGTGACTTGGTTTGTTCGACGTCCATGTCACCCAGCCAGACCAAGGTGTAGGCCGCATGCAGGTCGAGCCCTTCGTCAAGCTTGTAATTGATCCCGGTGGCTAGGCGCCAGGCTTCGCCCATGGGATTATCGACGGTGCGATCCTTATCATCTACCGCCGAGCTGTCGTAGCCAAGTCCCATGCTCCAGCGCACCCTTGAGTTGGCCTGGTACTGAGCTCCGAGAGAGACATGCCAGGTGTCTTTGTATTGGCGGTCGGCGGTACGATTGACATCGGTGGCATTGGCGTCGACCTCTACACCAATGTCGCCAAACTCGCTCCAGTCCTGCCAGCCGAGACTGCCCAGCAACTTCCATTGCGGGCCGAGATCGTGCGCGATGCTGAACAGCACAGTCTGAGGCACCGACATATCCAGCTCAATAGAGTCGATATCCAGACGACGTAACGCGGCGTTGATGATTGGATTGTCGACCTTGCGCACGCTCGGGCTGTCCTTGAACTCCAAATCAATCTTGCTGGTATAGGCGAGGCCAATCTGGGTGCGATCATTCATTCGATAGAGCAAACCGAGGTTGACCCCAGCCCCGACATCAGTGTCCTTGTATTCAAGCTGGCCGTCGGGGCTGTCCCGTAACCCAAGCAGGTTGTTGTTGATGGCCGTCTCGTTTCGGTAGTAGCCATACATGATGCGTGGGCCAATGCCGATGGAAAGATCGTCTGTGAGTTTGTGCGCCAGCGTGGGCTGGAGAGACACACCGATGATCGCCGCCTCCTGATTGAAGTAGCGTCCGGCCCAGTCATCGTCATAATCCAGGGCCAAGCCAAAATTGCCATACATACCGAACCCGATGGCCGAGCGTTCATCGATCTGGTGGCTGACAAAAAAACTGGCTCCCGGAAGGTATTGCAAGGAGTTGCCGCCTTCGTTGCCGTCGAACTGATTGTGGTTGTCGCGAGAGAAGCTTAGATCGCCCAGAATGACTTGAGCATTGGCGCTGATCTGGGTGCCCGCCAATTCGGTAATGCCAGCCGGATTGCTCATCAGTACGCTAGGGTCGGTCGCAAGAGCAGCGGCCCCTGCATTGGCCAAGCCATTACCTTCCTGCCCTGTTTCATAAATCAAGATGCCACCGGCCCAGGCATTGCTGGCGAGTAGGCTCAAACCAAGAGCCAACGATATGGGTAACCGGAGAGATTGGTAACTTCTGTACATCACGCGTCCTCTGCGAGGCCCTCAGGCACGAAGGAAGGTCTGCCAAACTCTTTCGTGCTGATAGGAAAACGACCATCAAGACTGCGCTTACCTCTCAGACTGCATCACGCATTGCAGTGAGTCACGGCAAGGCAATTCTGTTGGCCGTATTTAGGTACTACTTGGTTTTAAGCTGTTTGTAGGATTTGACGATGTCTTGTGCCCAGATATCGAGCACTCCCCTGAAGTCTTTGGCTTGCACGACTTCTGAGGAATTTGCGAGTTCAGACCCTGCGCCTTTACGAACCAATTGGGCCACCACCTTATTGTCGCCACCATCGATAAATGCCGCTTCAGTGGCGAGAGTGGTGTCCTGGTCGCGAATGCCGGTCGCCGCACTGACACCGGCGGCGACCAAGGCAATCGGGATTATCTCGTAAGGTTGCAGTCCCTTGGTCTTGGCACTGACGGCCGTAATGGCCGGACGCACAACCAACACGCCTGGGCCAGGGCCAGTAGCCAATGGAAGCTCTCTGGCAAAGGCATTTTTCAACGCTTGGTCATAAAACTGAGTAATACCATTGAGTGCACTTTGCGGAATTTTTTTGGTCGGTTGCGGTGGTGGATACATCTGGCTATGTTCGACGAATACGCTGGTGTAGCTGTTCGCGTCAACGTTCGGGTCGATCCAGCGCATGACGGGTTCACCCGACGGCGATTTTTCCTCTTTTAGCGCGCTGTAATCTTTGAGAAAACCCGAGTATTGCTCAGGATCAACGTAGGGGCTGGCGCATCCGGCAAGCGCCAAGGTCAAAACGCATGCGGCGAGCGGTCTGATATGCATAAAAACTCCAGAGTAATCTATTGAAATCGAAAGTAGCGTCCACAGTAGCCACGCTGACGGCAGCGCTTTCAGCACTGCTGTCTGTTGAGGTGATTTTTCAAGGCGCGTATTTCCTTTACTTCCTGGCTATGCGCTTGAACGGGCTAAAAACCGGGGTGAGCTCCTTAGACGGCATCTCGTGTTTCCTCTTCCATTTCCTTGTCGTACCTCTGCGCCATACCAGGGGGAGCGGCGAGCTAATTTAAAAGTAGTAGGAACTGAAAAAATTTCGAGTAAATACAGGCAGTTTTAATGGAATCTGTGAGAAGAGGGTAAGAAAAGGCCCTGGCGATCTCTGTAAAAATTAGAAACATTTTTTAATGCCTCTGGTTCTGAATTAAACCAGCCGATATCGAACGTACGTTCAGTTAAGGCTTCATGGGTAGGACGTGTAAACGTCAAGGGGCTCGCTTACGGAGCCAATCCGCGAAAACGTTTTTAACCACAGGAGTGACATTGAAGCCAAGCATCCATCGAGGGCCGAATGCGTCGGAACGCTCTGTGTAGTAATTGACTTCGACACCAAAACGCCAAGGTGTGTCGCCAATAATTATTGTTTTGGCAGCTGTGAGGTTGATGGGAATCGTCCATTGATCGGTTTCCCAGTCGTAGGTCATGGTCGGATTTGTGCCATAGATCCAAGCATTGCCGGGAAGAACGAGGGCCAAAGGTTCTATGGAGGTTCGATTGACGGGGGTCTCGCCCCAACCAGCAACGTCCCATTGGTGAGAGGGGAATATACCCACGATGTACGTTTGAGTCTTTTTGGCAACAAAGAGCTCTGGGCCGAGGCTAACTTGGCCGTTGCCTAGCTCGCTTTTGGTGGCGGTAGGCAAAGAGCCGGTGATACCGACTGACCAAATATTGCCTGACGCGGAGCCGTGCCCAAAAGAGAGATCGAATCCCATATCCCCCAAGCCCGCTTCGTCTTGAAAGCTTCCTGTTTGACTGTTGTGGACGGGCCCCTCGTAAATAATCGGAATCGCGGGACGAGCGAAAATCATATATCCATCGTCGAGGCTAATCGGAAATGAGGGCTGAAAGAGGGTTCCGAAACCATGTTTATCGGCGCCGGGAAGCTTGCCATCAAACCAGTACATTTCATTCTTAAATGTCAGTTTGGCGAGATCGGTGTTGGGGTTCGCGAGTTTTTGCGCCACCGCATTAGCGGAGTCATTTTCTTGCTCCTGCGCAATGGCTCCCTGAGTGTTGACCAAGGAGATTAGGCATAAGAAGGTAGGGATAGGAAAAGGGATGCGCATGGTTAATCTCCATTGTCAACTTGACGTTAGGCGCAGCCGAGCTTGCCAACCCATCTATGACTCAGCGTCTCACTTTGTATGGTTTTCGGATGGCCTTTGATTTTCGGTGCCTACCGATGGGAGCGGCCCTATGAACATTTTTTTCAGACGATCATGTCCGATGGCACGCGCAAGCTCCGAGATAACGCAGTACATGAATATCAACGTAACGAGCAGAAGCTGTACCGCCCAAAATTGGGGCCAATTCATAGCGTTCCAAAGCGTGGAGTTCGCATCCATGATGCTCGGAGCTTCTTTCCAGAACTCATATAGCCGTTCCAGATAATGAACAACAAGCGCGACCAAGGTATACATAAGCGTCTTCCAGGTGACATTCCAAATCAGTGGCTTTTCCGGAAAGCGGTTAATAAAGGGCAACATATCTGTAACTAATACTGACTTGCCAAGTATTAGAGAAGCAATCAGAACCGACGCTGAAACCGGAAGCGAAACGCCCGTTCCTTTAATCATGAGCGAACGGATGGCCGCTACTATGTGCAGAATGACGAAAAAGAATAGCGTAGGTGGAATTGCCTTGATGACTTCATGCTTTATGGTGAGCAGCACTGCTTTCATATTGTTCCCCTAGAAAAAGCTTGTGACCATAGATCGTTCTAGCTTAGTACAAAATTTGGATTCCCCTTCCGTGTGTCGAGTGAGTACCTCCAGACCAGGAACCGCTTGTCGTTGGAAGCGTGTCGTGATGCATTGGAGGAGGGGCGGGTCGAATCGCTGTAGCCTTCCAGCGGAAAAAACTGTATAGGTGGCAAAAAATAGTGAAGAAAGGAGGCTGCCGATGAACTGTTTGATATGCGCTGGTACAGCAGAGCGTATTAATTGCAAAGGGGCTTGGGAAGAAAGAGATTGCCCAAGTTGCGGACGGTATCGCGTGGCGGATGCGTTGGTTCTAACGCTAATGGAGCAAGGGCAAATTTTCGATGTGGGAAAAACCAGGGAGTGGCTTGCGAATAGGCGCCGAATCGAATGTGTGCCTTGTATTGAGGTCGAGGAAGCATTATTAATTCTGTGACGGATGATGTAAGGGACTTATGGTTTTACCATTAGCCGTCAATGCGAAATGGCGCAGAGGTTCTTGTTCAGTTTCGTTTGAGCGCTATGGATTGCGGTTGGGCGGGTAGATGACTATGAACCTTATAGGGTCAATCCACTTGGGGCGATGCCGTCTGTCGCCTTCACTCAGGCGTTTGTTACTCTGAGGGATTGTTCAACACCTGTTCATGGGCAACACGCAATACCTGAATGGCATTCGACAAATGGGGAAAGCCAACCCAGCGGTAATGTTCACCCTCAAGTAAACCAAACGTCGCACTTTCAACCAAAGCGGCCGAGTCTATTCCGCTGGCCACCACAGCTCCAATAAACGCAACAAGTGCCTGCTCAAGTGCAATTTCGCGATCAGTCACCATACATTTCTCCTTGAACCATCTCCTTGTCAAGCGGTGAGATTAATAACTCACTTGCAGTCATTTCGCCACTACTTTCTGTCGCATTTGGCGAGGCTAATGAAATTCAAGCTCAGCGGCGACCAGTTAGGGCTGAAGGTCATTGAAAATTAGGCGTACAAGAAAGTGAATGGCTCCAAGTCCTCCAGTTATTTCTCACCTATGCTGTTGGCATTCTTGACCAATTAGATGAATTGGGGGTGCTAGATGCGTCTTGTGAGAAAGGCTGCGGTGCTGCTTATAGTCGGGGTTGTAGGAACAGTTTGTGCACAAGAAATGCCGAGAGAGGCACAACCCTGTGTCGCCTGTCATGGCGAACATGGTTTGGGCACAGCCAAAGGCCCGATGCTCGCAGGACTGTCGAAGGAATACATTTACGCACAGATTGGGCACTTCATTTCTGGGCGGCGCAGCAACATACAGATGACCCCAATGGCTCAGGGCTATACCGACCCTCAACTGCGTGAACCCGTGGCAGCCTATTTCGCTGCCCAAGGGAAACAACCGCAATTGCAGTTGCGAGGACAGCGTCAGCCTAAGTCGCTCGCGGAGCAGCTCTACTATCAGGGTGACCCCACACGGGATATACCTGCTTGCTTTAGCTGCCATGGGCCGGCCGCAGTGGGAGGAGGCCCCTTCCCGCGTCTCGCTGGGCAGCAGGCGGATTACCTGGGTGCGCAATTAGTAGCTTGGCAGAAGGGCGAGCGAAGTGGTGACCCGGATAACATGATGGGCACCATCGCCAATCGTTTGAGCGGAAAAGATATTCAGGCGCTAGCTAGCTATCTGTCGTCTATTCGGTGAGGAAACAGTCATGAGATTTGCCAAACTCAGGCAGGTGATACTGCTCTGCAGTGTACTTCCGAATCTAGTCCTGGGCGCCTATCCGGACATGCAAGATGAAATTGCAGCCCAGCCCAAAGCGGCTGACCTGCACTATTTCACGCCGCGTGACCTGTCGCGTATTCCCAACGACGCTTTTGGTGACAAGGTGCGCAAGGGATACGAGCTGTTTGTCGATACCCAGCAACTCAAGGGTCGTTATGTTGGCAATACGCTCAATTGCACCAACTGTCATTTGGATGCCGGTACAAAAGCCTATGCCGCGCCAATGTGGGCTGCCTATTTAGCCTACCCAGCGTTTCGCAAAAAGGATAACCGGGTGAGCAATTTTGCAGAGCGCATCCAAGGCTGCTTCAATTATTCGATGAATGGAAAAGCTCCAGCTATTGGTTCCCCCGAGTTGGTGGCTATGTCCGCTTATTCATATTGGTTACTAATGGGTGGGTTGCTCGATATGTACGGCATGCGGGACAAGCCCGTGCCCGAACTCAACGACACGCGACTTCAACTGGGTGGGAGAGACGACTCGTTCGTCCTTCCTGGGCCACTGACAGGTCAAGTCAAGCTGGCCGGGCGCGAGCACATGCCGGGCCGCGCATTTGCTGCTCTGCAGGAACCAACCCAGCCAGCGTCTCCCTTACGTGGAAAACAGGTCTACGCCCAGCACTGCGCGGTGTGTCATGGTGAACAAGGCCAAGGGCGCTTGATGGCCGGCGTCCCCGTCATCCCTGCACTCTGGGGGCCGGAGTCCTACAACTGGGGAGCCGGAATGCATAGGGTCAATACTGCCGCCACTTTCATTTTCGAAAACATGCCGCTGGGCAAGGGGGTGCAACTCGATGTTCAGCAGGCCTGGGATGTGGCGGCGTTCATGAATAGCCGCGAACGACCGCAGGATCCCCGATTTGACGGTGACCTATCAAGAACCACCAAAGCGTTTCATGACTCGGATCAGGGCTATTACGGTAAGACCGTTGACGGTGCGCCGCTGGGAAGTCAGGCATTCCCTGCCGGGATCCAGCCCTAGTAGGCGGGAGTCGTAGAGGAGTCATCGAGATGACGGGGAACTGCTCGATTAATAATCGAGAATCGGAATATCGATAAGGCACATGCCCGATGCACAGCCGCTCGTAAACAGGTTCAGCCCTGCGCAGTGATACTGGCTTTGCTTTGGAACATGGCGGTATCGGCCTTGAACATCAGCTCGTCGAGGTATTCACCATCTTCCGGGTACAGCGCCACGCCAAGGCTGGCACTGACCTTGATCTGGCTGTTTTTCCAAGGAATGGCCAAGGCGATGGCCTTGCAGATTTCCTGGGTGACACGCTGGATATCGCTACTGTGATGCGCGCCGTCGAGCAACACGACGAATTCGTCCCCGCCCATGCGCGCGGCTATTTCGAACTCGCGAATATTGGATTTTATGGCCCAAGCCGCGTGGATCAGGATGGCATCGCCCGCCTGGTGGCCGAAACGGTCATTGACCTGCTTAAAGTTGTTCAGATCGATATAGCACAGCGCCAGGTGCTCCCCACAACGCTCGGCGTTGAGCAGCTTCTGAGTAGCGAAGGGGATAAAACTGTTGCGATTGGGCAAACCAGTCAGGCTGTCATTGAAAGCAGTTTGCGTACTTCTTCTTCGGCCTGTTTGCGTAACTTGATCTCGTTGTGCAGGCGGCGCTGGGCCCTCAACAGAATCAGGGTGAGCATCAGCGCCAGCGCGCAGCCAATGCTGATCAGGACAATAATTTTGCGCAGTCGCTCAAGCTGTGGCGGATTAGGATCATAGATGAAGTCCTTCAGACCTTCGATATTGCTGACCATGCCCAGTTCGAGGAAGTCTTCAGCCATACGTTGCCAGCGCCCGGGGTTCATGTGGCCGATCTCGATCAGGTCGGGTAGCACCAGCGCCCGCATGGCTTGAGCTTCGAACTGCAGGTGTGCGCGGCTTTTCTTCACCGAATACTGATTGAGCAGCAGGTCTATGATTTGCTCGGGGTTGTCCATCGCATAGCGCCAACCACGCAGACTGGCGCGGCGGAAGGCCTCGGCCCGTTGTGGATGATCGTCAATCTCGCCCTGGCTGGTGAATAAGATGTCGCTGTAGAAGTCGATCCCGTAGGTGATGGGCGCGATAATGTTGTAGTCGATGCCGCGCTGTTGCAGGTAGAAGGGCTCGTTGGTCAGGTAGGAGTTGAAGGCCGTCACTTTGTCGTTGGCCAGATCCTCGACTTTAAAACTGCTGGGTAGCAATTGCAGTTTATCGAGGGCTATACCCTCGTGGCGAAACATGGCCAGAAACTCGGCATCGGTCTGTGCATCCATCAGCATCACCGGCTTGCTGATCAGATCATGCACGGAGTGAACACCTTTGTCGGCGCGAGCCAGGAGCACTGAGGGGGAGTGTTGAAAAATCACCGCCAGCGCCACCAAGGGCTTGCCCTGCAAACGTGCGTAGAGCAATTCGCTGTTGGCTTCGCCGTACTGGGCGCGCCCGGAGAGCACTTCTTCGACCGGTGTGATGCTGGGGCCACCTTCGTGTAGGCGCACCTCCAGACCTTCTTCGCGGTAATAGCCCTGGGCGATGGCGGCGTAGTAGCCAGCGAACTGGAACTGATGTTTCCAACGTAGCTGGACGTCAATCACCTGTACGTCGTCATTCTGTTGGGTGACGGGGTTTGCCCACGCGGCCTGACCTGAGAGCAGCACGAAGAACAGCAGTCGACGCAGACGAGTCGACAAGGCTCTCTCCGGCTGGCGTGGCGTGATAGAGCAGCAACAGAGACTGGGCATGGTGGTCGTCCGTGAGTCGCGGTTATTGCTTAGGGTGCGGGACTTCGTGTGGCATTGTGGCATCACTTATGCGGTACCAGCAATCACGTGTCGGGATAAGAAAAACGGCTTCTACGGTTCCCCGAGTTCTGCACGAAAGCGACCTTCACCTCATCGATTGAAATTTTGAAGCGCTCGAACTCCAGGCTCTAGGTAAAGGAGTAGCGGTTGAGGCGTGCAAGCTGGTGAAACAACTAATATGCGACCTTATGCGTGCGACCGCTGTTGGCCGAGAGTGTGTAAAAACGCCTGCGCGAACCCTTGCTATGATTTCTGAGGATTTCATCGCAGGGAACCGCCCATGAAGCGCTTTATCCAAGGTGAACAGTACGCGGAAATGAAATGAAATTCTTCTGGACTACACTCGATGAGTAGTTGTAGCCCACGCGCATGTTGGACAGGACATGTGAACTCTTTGCTTCAAAAGAGAGCGACTCATTTATGGACAGCCCCTCCAAGCCAAAGAGCACCCTAAATCCGCCGGTGTTCTATACCAGCGCGATTCTGATTTTGTTGTTGGTTCTTTACACCGTCGTCTTTCAGGTCGAAGCCCAGACTCAGTTCGATCACATACAGCGCTGGATCAATACTAATGCCAGTTGGTTTTATATCTTGGCTGTCGCCCTGATTCTGATCAGCGTGGTGTTTCTTGCCGTGAGTCGCTATGGGGATATCAAGTTGGGGCCGGATCACAGCGAGCCGGATTATCGCAATAGCAGTTGGTTTGCCATGCTGTTTTCCGCAGGCATGGGCATCGGCTTGATGTTTTTTGGGGTGGCTGAGCCGGTCATGCATTTCACCAGCCCGCCAGTGGGCGAGGGTGGCACAGTCGCCGCAGCGCGCGAAGCGATGAAAATCACTTTCTTTCACTGGGGCCTGCACGCCTGGGCGATCTACGCAATGGTTGCGTTGATCCTGGCCTATTTCAGCTTTCGCAATGGCCTGCCACTGACCTTGCGCTCGGCGTTATATCCGTTGATTGGCGAGCGAATCTACGGCCCGATTGGTCATGCCGTGGATGTATTTGCCATCCTCGGTACCGTGTTTGGTGTGGCGACTTCGTTGGGTTATGGCGTGCTACAGATCAACAGTGGTTTCCATCACTTGTTCGGCCTGCCTGTGAACACCACGGTTCAGGTCATATTGATCACGGCGACTTGCGCGCTCGCAACGCTGTCGGTCGCCAGCGGACTGGACAAGGGGATCCGCATACTGTCCGAGATCAACCTCGGGTTGGCCGTAGTGCTAATGATCTTTGTACTGTTGCTGGGGCCGACGGTTTTTCTGCTTCAGGCTTACGTGCAAAACACTGGCGCGTATTTGTCAGACATCGTGAACAAGACATTCAACTTGTACGCCTACGAACCCACCGACTGGATCGGTGGATGGACGCTGTTGTATTGGGGCTGGTGGCTGTCTTGGTCACCGTTTGTGGGGTTGTTTATTGCTCGCATATCGCGCGGTAGAACCATTCGCGAATTTGTCTGTGGTGTCCTCTTCGTACCGGCCGGCTTTACGTTGTTGTGGATGACAATATTCGGCGATTCGGCAATCCATATGATTCTCAACGAGGGCGTCACAGAGTTGGCGAAGGTGATTGATCAGGACAGTTCGCTGGCGTTATTTGCCTTTCTAGAGCATTTCCCTTTTTCCGGTTTGATCTCGATGCTGGCAGTCCTGATGGTGGTGGTGTTTTTCGTCACCTCCGCCGATTCGGGGGCACTGGTGGTCGACATGCTGGCGTCGTCCGGGCATGACCACTCTCCATTATGGCAGCGCATTTTCTGGTCGGTGACGATCGGAATAGTGGCCATTGCACTGCTGCTGGCCAATGGGTTGAAGGCACTGCAGACCGCAACGATCGCCAGTGCCTTGCCGTT
This region of Pseudomonas fluorescens genomic DNA includes:
- a CDS encoding BCCT family transporter, producing MDSPSKPKSTLNPPVFYTSAILILLLVLYTVVFQVEAQTQFDHIQRWINTNASWFYILAVALILISVVFLAVSRYGDIKLGPDHSEPDYRNSSWFAMLFSAGMGIGLMFFGVAEPVMHFTSPPVGEGGTVAAAREAMKITFFHWGLHAWAIYAMVALILAYFSFRNGLPLTLRSALYPLIGERIYGPIGHAVDVFAILGTVFGVATSLGYGVLQINSGFHHLFGLPVNTTVQVILITATCALATLSVASGLDKGIRILSEINLGLAVVLMIFVLLLGPTVFLLQAYVQNTGAYLSDIVNKTFNLYAYEPTDWIGGWTLLYWGWWLSWSPFVGLFIARISRGRTIREFVCGVLFVPAGFTLLWMTIFGDSAIHMILNEGVTELAKVIDQDSSLALFAFLEHFPFSGLISMLAVLMVVVFFVTSADSGALVVDMLASSGHDHSPLWQRIFWSVTIGIVAIALLLANGLKALQTATIASALPFSIILLASIWGLFKALSLDATRRGLRNQALPGLHNTRHPHGGWQRRLRGIAMRPRRAHVNRFITEVVKPACEEVAGELRKQGYEVTVNESEGGSVVLELLQAGEGRFLYEVRPRAFTSPSFVVGDSEDGSDARKYFRAEVHLREGGQDYDIMGWSREDVIGDILNQYERYLHYLHLVR
- a CDS encoding GGDEF domain-containing protein, producing MPNRNSFIPFATQKLLNAERCGEHLALCYIDLNNFKQVNDRFGHQAGDAILIHAAWAIKSNIREFEIAARMGGDEFVVLLDGAHHSSDIQRVTQEICKAIALAIPWKNSQIKVSASLGVALYPEDGEYLDELMFKADTAMFQSKASITAQG
- a CDS encoding ABC transporter substrate-binding protein; this encodes MSTRLRRLLFFVLLSGQAAWANPVTQQNDDVQVIDVQLRWKHQFQFAGYYAAIAQGYYREEGLEVRLHEGGPSITPVEEVLSGRAQYGEANSELLYARLQGKPLVALAVIFQHSPSVLLARADKGVHSVHDLISKPVMLMDAQTDAEFLAMFRHEGIALDKLQLLPSSFKVEDLANDKVTAFNSYLTNEPFYLQQRGIDYNIIAPITYGIDFYSDILFTSQGEIDDHPQRAEAFRRASLRGWRYAMDNPEQIIDLLLNQYSVKKSRAHLQFEAQAMRALVLPDLIEIGHMNPGRWQRMAEDFLELGMVSNIEGLKDFIYDPNPPQLERLRKIIVLISIGCALALMLTLILLRAQRRLHNEIKLRKQAEEEVRKLLSMTA
- a CDS encoding c-type cytochrome, translating into MRLVRKAAVLLIVGVVGTVCAQEMPREAQPCVACHGEHGLGTAKGPMLAGLSKEYIYAQIGHFISGRRSNIQMTPMAQGYTDPQLREPVAAYFAAQGKQPQLQLRGQRQPKSLAEQLYYQGDPTRDIPACFSCHGPAAVGGGPFPRLAGQQADYLGAQLVAWQKGERSGDPDNMMGTIANRLSGKDIQALASYLSSIR
- a CDS encoding c-type cytochrome; translated protein: MRFAKLRQVILLCSVLPNLVLGAYPDMQDEIAAQPKAADLHYFTPRDLSRIPNDAFGDKVRKGYELFVDTQQLKGRYVGNTLNCTNCHLDAGTKAYAAPMWAAYLAYPAFRKKDNRVSNFAERIQGCFNYSMNGKAPAIGSPELVAMSAYSYWLLMGGLLDMYGMRDKPVPELNDTRLQLGGRDDSFVLPGPLTGQVKLAGREHMPGRAFAALQEPTQPASPLRGKQVYAQHCAVCHGEQGQGRLMAGVPVIPALWGPESYNWGAGMHRVNTAATFIFENMPLGKGVQLDVQQAWDVAAFMNSRERPQDPRFDGDLSRTTKAFHDSDQGYYGKTVDGAPLGSQAFPAGIQP
- a CDS encoding DUF3313 family protein, which gives rise to MHIRPLAACVLTLALAGCASPYVDPEQYSGFLKDYSALKEEKSPSGEPVMRWIDPNVDANSYTSVFVEHSQMYPPPQPTKKIPQSALNGITQFYDQALKNAFARELPLATGPGPGVLVVRPAITAVSAKTKGLQPYEIIPIALVAAGVSAATGIRDQDTTLATEAAFIDGGDNKVVAQLVRKGAGSELANSSEVVQAKDFRGVLDIWAQDIVKSYKQLKTK
- a CDS encoding OmpP1/FadL family transporter, which gives rise to MYRSYQSLRLPISLALGLSLLASNAWAGGILIYETGQEGNGLANAGAAALATDPSVLMSNPAGITELAGTQISANAQVILGDLSFSRDNHNQFDGNEGGNSLQYLPGASFFVSHQIDERSAIGFGMYGNFGLALDYDDDWAGRYFNQEAAIIGVSLQPTLAHKLTDDLSIGIGPRIMYGYYRNETAINNNLLGLRDSPDGQLEYKDTDVGAGVNLGLLYRMNDRTQIGLAYTSKIDLEFKDSPSVRKVDNPIINAALRRLDIDSIELDMSVPQTVLFSIAHDLGPQWKLLGSLGWQDWSEFGDIGVEVDANATDVNRTADRQYKDTWHVSLGAQYQANSRVRWSMGLGYDSSAVDDKDRTVDNPMGEAWRLATGINYKLDEGLDLHAAYTLVWLGDMDVEQTKSRSGNTLSGTYRNSALHIVGGGATWRF